From Amycolatopsis sp. YIM 10, the proteins below share one genomic window:
- a CDS encoding YlxR family protein, producing the protein MRTCVGCRERASRGELLRVVAVEGRLIADERRRMPGRGAWVHPVADCLAKAERRRAFPRALRVPGPLDAAQLRQFTSGVTG; encoded by the coding sequence GTGCGCACGTGTGTCGGTTGCCGGGAGCGGGCTTCGCGCGGTGAGTTGCTGCGAGTGGTCGCGGTCGAGGGCAGGCTGATCGCCGACGAACGTCGGCGGATGCCGGGGCGGGGTGCCTGGGTGCACCCGGTCGCGGACTGCCTGGCCAAGGCCGAGCGGCGGCGAGCGTTCCCCAGGGCGTTGCGGGTGCCCGGGCCGCTCGACGCGGCGCAGCTCCGGCAGTTCACCTCAGGTGTGACCGGGTGA
- the nusA gene encoding transcription termination factor NusA, with protein sequence MNVDIAALRAIERDKDIPFDTVLEAIETALLTAYKHTEGHQPHARIDIDRKSGYVRVLAHTLDDSGQVDEEWDDTPEGFGRIAATTARQVILQRLRDAEHEKTFGEFATKEGEIVAGVIQRDARANARGMVVVQIGGTEGVLPQAEQVAGESYQHGSRIKAYVYAVSRSARGPQIMLSRSHPNLVRKLFALEVPEIADGTVEIAAVAREPGHRSKIAVRSTVPGVNAKGACIGPVGARVRNVMSELAGEKIDIIDHSDDPARFVGNALSPAKVVSVRVVDERAKTARVVVPDFQLSLAIGKEGQNARLAARLTGWRIDIRSDSAPDAVEEVVEDVPEAPEGAAEAESTGLDQDSTPRPATTGSAD encoded by the coding sequence GTGAACGTCGACATCGCGGCGCTGCGTGCGATCGAGCGGGACAAGGACATCCCCTTCGACACCGTGCTGGAAGCCATCGAGACCGCGCTGCTGACCGCCTACAAGCACACGGAGGGGCACCAGCCGCACGCCAGGATCGACATCGACCGCAAGAGCGGGTACGTGCGCGTGCTCGCGCACACCCTCGACGACAGCGGTCAGGTCGACGAGGAATGGGACGACACGCCCGAGGGCTTCGGCCGGATCGCCGCCACCACCGCCAGGCAGGTCATCCTGCAGCGGCTGCGCGACGCCGAGCACGAGAAGACCTTCGGCGAGTTCGCCACCAAGGAGGGCGAGATCGTCGCCGGGGTGATCCAGCGCGACGCGCGGGCCAACGCCCGGGGCATGGTGGTGGTGCAGATCGGCGGCACCGAGGGCGTGCTGCCGCAGGCCGAGCAGGTGGCCGGTGAGTCCTACCAGCACGGCAGCCGGATCAAGGCCTACGTCTACGCGGTCTCCCGCAGCGCGCGCGGCCCGCAGATCATGCTCTCGCGCAGCCACCCGAACCTGGTGCGCAAGCTCTTCGCGCTGGAGGTGCCGGAGATCGCCGACGGCACGGTGGAGATCGCCGCGGTGGCACGTGAGCCAGGTCACCGGTCCAAGATCGCGGTCCGCTCCACGGTGCCCGGGGTGAACGCCAAGGGCGCCTGCATCGGCCCGGTCGGCGCCCGTGTGCGCAATGTCATGAGCGAGCTGGCCGGCGAGAAGATCGACATCATCGACCACTCCGACGACCCGGCTCGCTTCGTCGGGAATGCGCTGTCGCCGGCGAAGGTTGTCTCTGTCCGAGTGGTGGACGAACGGGCCAAGACCGCGCGTGTGGTGGTCCCGGACTTCCAGTTGTCGCTGGCCATCGGCAAGGAGGGGCAGAACGCCCGCCTCGCCGCGCGGCTGACCGGGTGGCGGATCGACATCCGGAGCGACTCCGCCCCGGACGCGGTCGAGGAGGTAGTCGAGGACGTTCCGGAGGCGCCCGAAGGGGCGGCGGAAGCGGAGTCGACAGGACTCGATCAGGACTCAACTCCGCGTCCGGCAACAACCGGTTCCGCCGACTGA
- the rimP gene encoding ribosome maturation factor RimP encodes MAGELAGRLEPIVAEAVSGAGFELDALEVQQAGRRKLVKVVVDGEDGVGLDEVAEVSRTVSAVLDEQEHVLAGAYTLEVTSPGVDRPLSKPRHWRRAKFRLVRVTPADGAGFVGRVGNCDEDGARMLVDGQLRTVRYTDVAKAVIEIEFRQPPAEELKLLESDTADTGDTGDITEEESK; translated from the coding sequence GTGGCAGGAGAACTCGCCGGGCGGCTCGAGCCGATCGTGGCCGAAGCCGTTTCGGGCGCGGGTTTCGAGCTCGATGCCCTCGAGGTGCAGCAGGCGGGCCGACGCAAGCTGGTCAAGGTCGTCGTCGACGGCGAGGACGGCGTGGGGTTGGATGAGGTGGCCGAGGTCAGCCGGACCGTTTCGGCCGTGCTGGACGAGCAGGAGCACGTGCTGGCGGGCGCGTACACGCTGGAAGTCACCTCCCCGGGGGTGGATCGCCCGCTGAGCAAGCCGCGGCACTGGCGCCGCGCGAAGTTCCGACTGGTCCGGGTCACCCCCGCCGACGGAGCCGGCTTCGTCGGCCGCGTGGGGAACTGCGACGAGGACGGCGCGCGCATGCTCGTGGACGGGCAGCTGCGCACGGTCCGGTACACCGACGTCGCCAAAGCGGTGATCGAGATCGAGTTCCGGCAACCGCCGGCCGAGGAGCTGAAGCTGCTCGAGAGCGACACAGCCGACACCGGCGACACCGGCGACATTACGGAGGAGGAGTCGAAGTGA
- a CDS encoding ferritin-like domain-containing protein, which translates to MRSRPTPLSRRSVLRAGAFLGTAAATMPLAAACGPGYETAPDELAPLLARARADATAATALASAGGDGAELAEQVAAVRTAQADALQSEVDRLNRPKSSTAPDSGQAAGLDALKDRLEQARKEAADLVPTLPRHRAGLVGSVAAGCAALQQLSPGLGAGAAGDDVEPPQTGQLPPESVTAVQDALSAEHAAVWVYGLVTAFLPNDFRSGTDNGASAHRDRRDACERMLTAAGATPVPTEPAYLPPKPVTDAKSAMALVATAEADAAAAWRGVLERTDDTVLRTVALRALVGSATRGTSWRKEAGESPAAVALPGT; encoded by the coding sequence GTGAGATCAAGACCGACACCGCTGAGCCGGCGGAGCGTCCTGCGCGCGGGCGCGTTCCTCGGCACCGCCGCCGCGACCATGCCGCTGGCCGCCGCGTGCGGCCCCGGTTACGAAACCGCGCCGGACGAGCTGGCCCCGCTGCTGGCGCGGGCCCGTGCCGACGCCACCGCCGCCACCGCGCTCGCCTCGGCCGGCGGGGACGGCGCCGAGCTGGCCGAGCAGGTCGCCGCGGTGCGCACCGCGCAGGCGGACGCGCTGCAGTCCGAAGTGGACAGGCTCAACCGGCCCAAGTCGTCCACCGCACCCGACAGCGGGCAGGCGGCCGGGCTCGACGCGCTGAAGGACCGGCTGGAGCAGGCCCGCAAGGAGGCCGCGGACCTGGTGCCGACGCTGCCGCGGCACCGCGCCGGGCTGGTCGGGTCGGTGGCCGCGGGCTGCGCCGCGCTGCAGCAGCTCTCCCCCGGTCTCGGCGCGGGTGCCGCCGGGGACGACGTGGAGCCGCCGCAGACCGGGCAACTGCCCCCGGAGTCGGTGACCGCGGTGCAGGACGCGTTGTCGGCCGAGCACGCCGCGGTGTGGGTCTACGGGCTGGTCACCGCGTTCCTGCCGAACGACTTCCGCAGCGGGACCGACAACGGCGCGAGCGCGCACCGCGACCGCCGGGACGCCTGCGAGCGGATGCTGACCGCGGCCGGGGCGACCCCGGTCCCGACCGAGCCCGCCTACCTGCCGCCGAAGCCGGTGACCGACGCGAAGTCGGCGATGGCGCTGGTGGCCACCGCCGAAGCGGACGCGGCCGCGGCCTGGCGCGGGGTGCTCGAACGCACCGACGACACCGTGCTGCGGACGGTCGCGCTGCGTGCGCTGGTCGGCTCGGCCACGCGCGGCACGTCGTGGCGCAAGGAGGCGGGCGAGTCACCCGCCGCCGTCGCGCTGCCGGGGACCTAG
- a CDS encoding aminotransferase class V-fold PLP-dependent enzyme → MRTAFGEQFDVPAGYLNTPSIGVPPASAADAVAEAVARWRRGADRPPDFDAVVAASRDGFARLIGVEAERVGTGTTVSQLISMVAAGLPDGAKVLVAEGDFTSVTFPFAAQERRGVTVTEAPLADLADRAAGHDLVAVSVVQSADGRYADLDALRATGVPVLLDATQAIGWQPLDLGWADWVVSACYKFLMAPRGAAWIAVHPRALERTVPHGANWYAGGNPWETVYGLPMRLADGPRSLDLSPTWLSHVGAAVTLPYLASLDLEQVRAHCVKLADSVLAGLGLPERGSAIVSLPQPEAPAQLGEAGVVCSKRAGRTRLGFHLYNSAEDCELVLKALRPFE, encoded by the coding sequence ATGCGCACTGCTTTCGGGGAACAGTTCGACGTTCCGGCCGGGTACCTGAACACGCCGAGCATCGGGGTGCCCCCGGCTTCGGCCGCCGACGCGGTGGCCGAAGCCGTGGCCCGCTGGCGCCGTGGCGCGGACCGGCCGCCGGACTTCGACGCGGTGGTGGCGGCGTCGCGGGACGGTTTCGCGCGGCTGATCGGCGTCGAGGCCGAGCGGGTCGGTACCGGCACCACGGTTTCGCAGCTGATCTCGATGGTCGCCGCCGGACTGCCCGACGGGGCGAAGGTGCTCGTCGCCGAGGGCGACTTCACCAGCGTGACCTTTCCCTTCGCGGCGCAGGAACGGCGTGGTGTCACGGTCACCGAGGCGCCACTGGCCGATCTCGCGGACCGCGCGGCGGGCCACGACCTGGTCGCGGTGAGCGTGGTCCAGTCCGCCGACGGCCGCTACGCCGACCTCGACGCGCTGCGCGCCACCGGCGTCCCGGTGCTGCTCGACGCGACGCAGGCCATCGGCTGGCAGCCGCTCGACCTCGGCTGGGCGGACTGGGTGGTCTCGGCCTGCTACAAGTTCCTGATGGCCCCGCGCGGGGCCGCCTGGATCGCGGTGCACCCGCGCGCGCTGGAGCGCACGGTGCCGCACGGCGCGAACTGGTACGCGGGTGGCAACCCGTGGGAGACCGTCTACGGCTTGCCGATGCGCCTGGCCGACGGCCCGCGCTCGCTGGACCTGTCCCCGACCTGGCTCTCGCACGTCGGCGCCGCGGTCACCCTGCCCTATCTCGCCTCGCTGGACCTGGAGCAGGTGCGGGCGCACTGCGTGAAGCTGGCCGACTCGGTGCTGGCCGGACTCGGCCTCCCGGAGCGGGGCAGCGCGATCGTCTCGCTGCCGCAGCCGGAGGCTCCCGCCCAGCTCGGCGAGGCCGGGGTGGTGTGCAGCAAACGGGCCGGGCGGACCCGGCTCGGCTTCCATCTCTACAACTCCGCGGAGGACTGTGAGCTGGTGTTGAAGGCGCTGCGCCCGTTCGAGTGA
- a CDS encoding PH domain-containing protein gives MPTVPEEATESWRRLDRRTIYVSALVLAGVAVGAGVPTGIGIAAGNGLGVALAWVLPAAALLVLGGTAADYVRWLKTRYRVGPERAELHTGLLLVKRRSLARERIRNVDLTANPLLRIFGLVSVKIGTGEQRQGGESTLVLNPVTKTEADRLRRELLARESTVDERPGVDGTLARLDPAWIRYAPISFLVPALGLAAGGAVMQVSDWIGIQDGFVRWMIDLFRGFPLVLAILVLAGILLVVGFVGSLALFVEMWWNYHLEREPGGTLRVRRGLLTTRSISLEERRLRGVEVVEPLGVRLAGAARVDAVATGMVQRQEDDKTDNKTLLPAAPKELADHIAAVVLRERKSPTEAAQLIGHPLAARGRRLRWAIGTVVVLVAVLAVLGLLLTDVLLHLAWIAAVLGLPIAVVLAVDAYKSLGHAISGDYLVARAGTVRRATVALQREGVIGWTVKQSIFQRRAGLITLTATTAAGSGGYAVLDAAESEGLAFADEAVPELLGPFLERG, from the coding sequence GTGCCCACCGTGCCCGAGGAGGCCACCGAATCGTGGCGCAGGCTCGACCGCCGCACGATCTACGTGAGCGCGCTGGTGCTGGCCGGGGTCGCCGTCGGCGCGGGGGTGCCGACCGGGATCGGGATCGCGGCGGGCAACGGGCTCGGCGTCGCGCTGGCCTGGGTGCTGCCCGCGGCCGCGCTGCTGGTGCTCGGCGGCACCGCGGCGGACTACGTGCGCTGGCTCAAGACGCGTTACCGCGTCGGCCCCGAGCGCGCCGAACTGCACACCGGGCTGCTGCTGGTGAAACGCCGGTCGCTGGCCAGGGAGCGCATCCGCAACGTGGACCTGACCGCGAACCCGCTGCTGCGGATCTTCGGACTGGTCTCGGTGAAGATCGGCACCGGGGAGCAGCGCCAGGGCGGGGAGAGCACGCTGGTGCTGAACCCGGTCACCAAAACCGAGGCCGACCGGCTGCGCCGTGAACTGCTGGCGCGTGAGTCCACAGTGGACGAGCGACCCGGGGTGGACGGCACGCTCGCCCGGCTCGACCCGGCCTGGATCCGGTACGCGCCGATCTCCTTCCTGGTGCCCGCGCTCGGCCTGGCCGCCGGTGGCGCGGTGATGCAGGTGTCGGACTGGATCGGCATCCAGGACGGCTTCGTCCGCTGGATGATCGACCTGTTCCGCGGTTTCCCGCTGGTGCTGGCGATCCTGGTGCTCGCGGGCATCCTGCTGGTGGTCGGCTTTGTCGGCTCGCTCGCGCTGTTCGTCGAGATGTGGTGGAACTACCACCTCGAACGCGAGCCGGGCGGCACGCTGCGGGTGCGCCGCGGGCTGCTGACCACGCGCTCGATCTCGCTCGAGGAGCGGCGGCTGCGCGGGGTCGAGGTGGTCGAACCGCTCGGCGTCCGGCTGGCCGGCGCGGCCAGGGTGGACGCCGTGGCCACCGGCATGGTGCAGCGCCAGGAGGACGACAAGACCGACAACAAGACGCTGCTGCCCGCCGCGCCCAAGGAACTGGCCGACCACATCGCCGCGGTGGTGCTGCGGGAGCGGAAGTCGCCGACCGAGGCGGCCCAGTTGATCGGGCACCCGCTCGCCGCCCGCGGACGGCGGCTGCGGTGGGCGATCGGCACCGTGGTGGTGCTGGTGGCCGTTCTCGCCGTGCTCGGCCTGCTGCTCACCGACGTGCTGCTGCACCTCGCGTGGATCGCCGCGGTGCTCGGCCTGCCGATCGCGGTGGTGCTGGCCGTCGACGCCTACAAGTCGCTCGGCCACGCCATTTCGGGGGACTACCTGGTGGCCAGGGCCGGTACGGTGCGGCGGGCCACGGTGGCGCTGCAACGCGAGGGCGTGATCGGCTGGACGGTCAAGCAGTCGATCTTCCAGCGGCGCGCCGGGCTGATCACGCTGACCGCCACCACGGCCGCCGGGTCCGGTGGTTACGCCGTGCTCGACGCGGCCGAGAGCGAGGGCCTGGCCTTCGCCGACGAGGCGGTGCCGGAACTGCTCGGGCCGTTCCTGGAACGTGGCTAG
- a CDS encoding PH domain-containing protein, producing the protein MSGTVRLRPPSNELNPRVVGWWRAQWALTFAVPVAVLVVLGLLISGARFWLLLPAVVLGVIALPFVVLMPLWWYRVHRWEVTDTAVYVRTGYFWQEWRVAPMSRIQTVDTVRGPLEQGFKLATVTVTTASSKGPIKIEGLDHELAADLAQQLTETTQATPGDAT; encoded by the coding sequence ATGTCGGGGACGGTGCGGCTGCGGCCGCCGAGCAACGAACTGAATCCACGGGTGGTCGGGTGGTGGCGCGCGCAGTGGGCGCTGACCTTCGCCGTCCCGGTGGCCGTGCTGGTGGTGCTGGGCCTGCTGATCAGCGGGGCGCGGTTCTGGCTGCTGCTGCCCGCGGTGGTGCTGGGGGTGATCGCGTTGCCGTTCGTGGTGCTGATGCCGTTGTGGTGGTACCGCGTGCACCGCTGGGAGGTCACCGACACCGCGGTCTACGTGCGCACCGGGTATTTCTGGCAGGAGTGGCGCGTGGCGCCGATGTCACGGATCCAGACCGTGGACACCGTGCGCGGTCCGCTGGAGCAGGGCTTCAAGCTGGCCACGGTCACGGTGACCACCGCGTCGTCGAAGGGCCCGATCAAGATCGAGGGGCTGGACCACGAACTCGCCGCGGACCTGGCCCAGCAGCTCACCGAAACCACCCAGGCCACGCCGGGTGACGCCACATGA
- a CDS encoding VOC family protein — protein MPKKVDPDERRGLIARALVRLATERGLEAVSLRQVATEAGLSMGAVQHYFRTKDEMLLYALQYQSAERDRRITERVLAIAEHPSPKDIVRTCLAELLPVDEVTRAEQLIETAFFIRALTEPEMRQVITEGTPKLIDFFAGLLRTAQAAGDVAADRDPVQEARLLWSMVDSLRTSVILEECSADEVLTTIDYYLDRLFRPRSKLAVVVVDCPDPRALAPFYEKLLGAERTKDGPDSVELALGGEQPALALHRTEHYLRPDWATGEPAQQLHLDLLVADLDEAEREVLALGGQLLDGSDKPIGYRVYADPAGHPFCLVTPEGLG, from the coding sequence TTGCCGAAGAAGGTGGACCCCGACGAGCGCCGCGGCCTGATCGCCAGGGCGCTGGTGCGCCTGGCGACCGAGCGCGGGCTGGAGGCGGTGAGCCTGCGGCAGGTGGCCACCGAAGCCGGGCTGTCCATGGGCGCGGTGCAGCACTACTTCCGCACCAAGGACGAGATGCTGCTCTACGCGCTGCAGTACCAGAGCGCCGAACGCGACCGGCGGATCACCGAGCGGGTGCTGGCCATCGCCGAGCACCCCTCCCCCAAGGACATCGTGCGCACCTGCCTGGCCGAACTGCTGCCGGTGGACGAGGTGACCCGCGCCGAGCAGCTGATCGAGACCGCTTTTTTCATCCGCGCGCTGACCGAGCCGGAGATGCGCCAGGTGATCACCGAAGGCACCCCGAAGCTGATCGACTTCTTCGCCGGGCTGCTGCGGACCGCGCAGGCCGCCGGGGACGTGGCCGCCGACCGCGATCCGGTGCAGGAGGCGCGTCTGCTCTGGAGCATGGTCGACTCCCTGCGCACCTCGGTGATCCTGGAGGAGTGCTCGGCCGACGAGGTGCTGACCACCATCGACTACTACCTCGACCGGTTGTTCCGGCCGCGCTCGAAGCTCGCCGTCGTGGTGGTCGACTGCCCCGACCCCCGGGCACTCGCGCCGTTCTACGAAAAACTGCTGGGGGCCGAGCGGACCAAGGACGGCCCGGACTCCGTGGAACTGGCGCTCGGCGGTGAGCAGCCCGCACTGGCCCTGCACCGGACCGAGCACTACCTCCGCCCGGACTGGGCCACCGGCGAGCCCGCCCAGCAACTGCACCTCGACCTGCTGGTGGCCGATCTGGACGAGGCGGAGCGTGAGGTGCTCGCGCTCGGCGGGCAGCTGCTCGACGGCTCCGACAAGCCCATCGGCTACCGCGTGTACGCCGATCCGGCCGGCCACCCGTTCTGCCTGGTCACCCCGGAAGGGCTCGGCTGA
- a CDS encoding GPP34 family phosphoprotein, with protein MPAKAYLLACRGDRLPDRQRVGYLVRAAALTDLLLRGRVADHDGVAGAVPGGSTGDAVLDEVLGQVVESDPRKWRHWVRKDYRRALDSVEEQLSEAHLIRVERSRFFGRRRITLRNTALVRDLHATVDKALRGDAPVSRVPREDAALVALVAAVELKGVVSGRDRRRCKARLRELEERGGAAIPALRKVFRELRQVRAAAASGGDGGG; from the coding sequence TTGCCTGCCAAGGCCTATCTGCTGGCCTGCCGCGGGGATCGGCTGCCGGACCGGCAACGGGTGGGGTATCTGGTCCGGGCCGCCGCGCTGACCGATCTGCTGCTGCGGGGCCGGGTGGCCGACCACGACGGCGTGGCCGGTGCGGTGCCCGGTGGTTCCACCGGGGACGCCGTGCTCGACGAGGTGCTCGGGCAGGTCGTCGAGAGCGATCCGCGCAAATGGCGGCACTGGGTGCGCAAGGACTACCGGCGCGCGCTGGATTCGGTGGAGGAACAGCTTTCCGAGGCGCACCTGATCCGGGTGGAGCGCTCGCGGTTCTTCGGGCGGCGCCGGATCACCCTGCGGAACACCGCGCTGGTGCGGGATCTGCACGCCACTGTCGACAAAGCGCTTCGAGGTGACGCGCCGGTGTCGCGCGTTCCCCGTGAGGACGCCGCGCTGGTCGCGCTGGTGGCCGCCGTCGAACTGAAGGGCGTGGTTTCCGGCCGGGACCGGCGGCGGTGCAAGGCGCGGCTGCGGGAGCTGGAGGAACGTGGTGGCGCGGCGATTCCGGCGCTGCGCAAGGTGTTCCGCGAACTGCGCCAGGTGCGCGCCGCGGCCGCGTCGGGCGGCGACGGCGGCGGCTGA
- a CDS encoding ABC transporter permease, producing MAPRPGATIASEWTKLRSVRSSWLTLVVAVVLAIGLTALFATAVAAGHDTLSPPEKLAFDPVGSGLFALGLVLIPFIVLAVNATASEFASRMIAVSLAITARRGRFLAAKVLVVGAVAAVGGLFCAVAAFLVSQGIFAGAGVPYAGFGDPGVLRTVFGWALQIVLFSLLGVLVAVLLRSAAGAIATLLGLVYLPAILGPMLPDWVHTHVLRFLPSATADAFTGNGTQNLPLWAAGLVMAAWIGLLWTVTRHVLVTRDAR from the coding sequence ATGGCACCGCGTCCGGGAGCGACGATCGCGAGCGAGTGGACCAAACTGCGCTCGGTCCGGTCCTCCTGGCTGACCCTGGTGGTGGCGGTGGTGCTGGCGATCGGGCTGACCGCGTTGTTCGCCACCGCGGTCGCCGCCGGGCACGACACGCTCAGCCCGCCCGAAAAGCTCGCGTTCGACCCGGTCGGCAGCGGGCTGTTCGCGCTCGGGCTGGTGCTGATCCCGTTCATCGTGCTCGCGGTCAACGCCACCGCGTCCGAGTTCGCCAGCCGGATGATCGCGGTCTCGCTGGCGATCACCGCGCGGCGCGGGCGGTTCCTGGCCGCCAAGGTGCTGGTGGTCGGCGCGGTGGCGGCGGTCGGCGGGCTGTTCTGCGCGGTGGCCGCGTTCCTGGTGAGCCAGGGCATCTTCGCCGGCGCCGGGGTGCCGTACGCGGGCTTCGGTGATCCCGGTGTGCTGCGGACCGTGTTCGGCTGGGCCCTGCAGATCGTCTTGTTCAGCCTGCTCGGCGTGCTGGTCGCGGTGCTGCTGCGCAGTGCCGCCGGGGCCATCGCCACCCTGCTCGGCCTGGTCTACCTGCCCGCGATCCTCGGCCCGATGCTGCCGGACTGGGTGCACACCCACGTGCTGCGGTTCCTGCCGTCGGCCACCGCGGACGCGTTCACCGGCAACGGCACGCAGAACCTGCCGCTGTGGGCGGCCGGGCTGGTGATGGCGGCCTGGATCGGTCTGCTGTGGACGGTCACCCGCCACGTGCTCGTCACCAGGGACGCCCGATGA
- a CDS encoding ABC transporter ATP-binding protein: protein MIEVRELVKTFGGTTAVDGLSFDVRPGVVTGFLGPNGAGKSTTMRMVLGLDRPSRGTVTIGGRSYADIPAPPREIGAVLDAKAVHSGRSAHAHLKWMAQAGGIPVRRVDEVLDQVGLTAVAGRRAGDFSLGMSQRLGIAGALLGDPATLLFDEPVNGLDPEGIQWIRTLMRELAAEGRTVFVSSHLMNEMEETADHVLVIGRGKLIADLPITELTSRSAHAHVRVRTPEAARLGGLLGEHGGRVRREPDGDLVVTGLAAPWIGDFALAQRIPVHELTTVRASLEAAFLELTAGSAQYSAEVAETARALTEEGSR from the coding sequence GTGATCGAAGTGAGGGAACTAGTCAAGACCTTCGGCGGCACCACCGCGGTGGACGGCCTGTCGTTCGACGTCCGGCCGGGGGTGGTCACCGGCTTCCTCGGCCCGAACGGGGCCGGGAAGTCCACCACCATGCGAATGGTGCTCGGCCTCGACCGGCCCAGCCGCGGCACGGTGACCATCGGCGGCCGGTCCTATGCGGACATACCGGCGCCACCGAGGGAGATCGGTGCCGTGCTCGACGCCAAGGCTGTCCACAGTGGACGCAGCGCGCACGCGCACCTGAAGTGGATGGCGCAGGCGGGCGGGATCCCGGTGCGCCGGGTGGACGAGGTGCTCGACCAGGTCGGGCTCACCGCGGTGGCGGGCAGGCGGGCCGGGGACTTCTCGCTCGGCATGTCACAGCGCCTCGGCATCGCCGGCGCGCTGCTGGGCGACCCGGCCACGCTGCTGTTCGACGAACCGGTCAACGGCCTCGATCCCGAGGGCATCCAGTGGATCCGCACGCTGATGCGCGAGCTGGCGGCGGAGGGCCGCACGGTTTTTGTTTCCAGCCACCTGATGAACGAGATGGAGGAGACCGCCGACCACGTGCTGGTCATCGGGCGCGGGAAGCTGATCGCCGACCTGCCGATCACCGAACTGACCTCGCGCAGCGCACACGCCCACGTGCGGGTGCGGACCCCGGAGGCCGCGCGGCTCGGCGGATTGCTCGGCGAGCACGGCGGCCGGGTCCGCCGGGAGCCGGACGGCGACCTGGTGGTGACCGGGCTCGCCGCGCCGTGGATCGGCGACTTCGCGCTCGCGCAGCGCATTCCCGTGCACGAACTGACCACCGTCCGCGCCAGCCTCGAAGCCGCGTTCCTGGAACTGACCGCGGGCTCCGCGCAGTACTCCGCCGAAGTCGCCGAGACCGCGCGGGCGCTGACCGAAGAAGGGAGCCGGTGA
- a CDS encoding sensor histidine kinase, whose protein sequence is MRRPSKTDLISLAVTSLALSGLDVALYAAGQRTSGWAGPHAWLALQLVLDLSLLVVWRFPRTVFGLGVGGAVAMLVADLFAPGLLSPLDPLTLATVPTVTPVLVVAMVRVLDRRTALILTGVLAVIATRAWTPSWDITPFGLVNTVLPALLILYVDARKQLLQSLRDRAERAEREQALLAERARAQERRRLAAEMHDVVTHQLSLMVLHAGALGVSSAEEPVRAAAEEIRAAGTRALDELRDLVGVLHTGQSEMDRKGERRVDAAADIAALEALAAESASVGVEVRLDLDGDPAQLSPTISRTAHRIVQEALTNVRKHAPGAVVDTGIRYSADGVRISVRNGPASARPDPVLAESGSGAGLAGLRQRADLLGGSLRAGPLPGGGFEVGAILPAYVPTAEGARNDPGSRRR, encoded by the coding sequence GTGCGCCGGCCTTCCAAAACCGACCTGATCTCGCTCGCGGTCACCTCGCTGGCACTGTCCGGACTGGACGTCGCGCTCTACGCGGCCGGGCAGCGGACCAGCGGCTGGGCCGGTCCGCACGCATGGCTGGCGCTCCAGCTGGTGCTCGACCTCTCACTGCTGGTGGTGTGGCGCTTCCCGCGCACGGTGTTCGGCCTCGGCGTGGGCGGGGCGGTGGCGATGCTGGTGGCCGACCTGTTCGCGCCGGGCCTGCTGTCCCCGCTCGACCCGTTGACGCTGGCCACCGTGCCCACCGTCACGCCGGTGCTGGTGGTGGCGATGGTCCGGGTGCTGGACCGGCGGACGGCGCTGATCCTGACCGGGGTGCTGGCGGTGATCGCCACCCGTGCCTGGACGCCGAGCTGGGACATCACGCCGTTCGGACTGGTCAACACCGTGCTGCCGGCGCTGCTGATCCTCTACGTGGACGCGCGCAAGCAGTTGCTCCAGTCGCTCCGGGACCGGGCGGAACGCGCGGAACGCGAGCAGGCGCTGCTGGCCGAGCGGGCGCGGGCGCAGGAACGGCGGCGGCTGGCCGCGGAGATGCACGACGTGGTGACCCACCAGCTCAGCCTGATGGTGCTGCACGCCGGTGCGCTCGGGGTCAGTTCGGCGGAGGAGCCGGTGCGCGCGGCCGCCGAGGAAATCCGCGCCGCGGGCACCAGGGCGCTCGACGAACTGCGGGACCTGGTCGGCGTGCTGCACACCGGTCAGTCCGAAATGGACAGAAAGGGTGAGCGGCGGGTCGACGCGGCGGCCGACATCGCCGCGCTGGAAGCACTGGCCGCGGAATCCGCGTCGGTCGGCGTCGAGGTCCGGCTCGATCTCGACGGTGATCCCGCCCAGCTCTCACCGACGATTTCCCGTACCGCGCACCGGATCGTGCAGGAAGCGCTGACCAACGTGCGCAAGCACGCGCCGGGAGCCGTGGTGGACACCGGAATCCGCTACTCCGCCGACGGGGTGCGGATCAGCGTGCGCAACGGCCCGGCGTCGGCGCGGCCGGACCCGGTGCTCGCCGAGAGCGGTTCCGGGGCGGGACTGGCCGGCTTGCGGCAGCGCGCGGATCTGCTCGGCGGCTCGCTGCGGGCGGGGCCGCTGCCGGGTGGCGGCTTCGAAGTCGGTGCGATACTGCCCGCGTACGTTCCCACGGCAGAGGGTGCACGGAATGATCCGGGTAGTCGTCGTCGATGA